A genomic stretch from Croceibacterium aestuarii includes:
- a CDS encoding leucyl aminopeptidase: MQITFAASADSSTPRLVARIVDQEALPADLSRSDSEGAAAARFTGKTGQLFESFAERDGRVVRQVLVGAGKADAEGRRAALEKAGAALASRYMASGEKALALDVSGGNLDAAEVAAVLTGLRLRTWRYDRYRTKLKDEQKVTLAEAVVIAAPEGTPAAWEVEQAVAAGVELTRELVAEPANVIYPESFVERVSERLEGTGAEIVVLDEKQMRELGMGALLGVSQGSARDARLLCIKWMGGESSAAPTVFVGKGVTFDTGGISLKPPAGMEDMKWDMGGAGAVAGAMLALAGRKAKANVIGVCGLVENMPDGNAMRPGDIVTTMSGQTVEVINTDAEGRLVLCDALWWAQKEFKPAAIVDLATLTGAMVVALGHENAGMFSNDDKLADNLIKAGKESGDKLWRFPLSAEYDKLLDSPIADMKNVGPRYAGSITAAQYLQRFIVEGTAWAHLDIAGMAWADKAGATWGKGATGFGVRLIDRYVRDVLEG; encoded by the coding sequence ATGCAGATCACTTTCGCCGCATCAGCCGATTCCAGTACGCCGCGGCTCGTCGCCCGGATCGTCGACCAGGAGGCGCTGCCCGCCGACCTGTCGCGCAGCGACAGCGAGGGCGCCGCGGCAGCGCGCTTCACCGGCAAGACGGGGCAGCTGTTCGAAAGCTTCGCCGAGCGCGACGGACGCGTCGTGCGCCAGGTCCTCGTCGGCGCCGGCAAAGCCGATGCCGAAGGACGCCGCGCGGCGCTCGAGAAGGCCGGCGCCGCGCTCGCCTCGCGCTACATGGCGAGCGGCGAAAAGGCGCTCGCCCTCGACGTCTCGGGGGGCAATCTCGATGCCGCCGAAGTCGCCGCCGTGCTGACCGGCCTGCGCCTGCGCACCTGGCGTTACGACCGTTACCGCACCAAGCTCAAGGACGAGCAGAAGGTGACCCTTGCCGAAGCGGTCGTGATCGCTGCGCCCGAGGGTACGCCAGCGGCCTGGGAGGTCGAACAGGCCGTGGCGGCCGGGGTCGAGCTGACCCGCGAGCTGGTCGCCGAGCCGGCCAACGTGATTTACCCCGAAAGCTTCGTCGAACGCGTCAGCGAGCGGCTGGAGGGCACCGGAGCGGAAATCGTCGTGCTCGACGAAAAGCAGATGCGCGAACTCGGCATGGGGGCGCTGCTCGGCGTCTCGCAGGGCTCGGCGCGCGATGCGCGGCTGCTGTGCATCAAGTGGATGGGCGGCGAAAGCAGTGCGGCGCCGACCGTGTTCGTCGGGAAGGGCGTGACTTTCGACACCGGCGGCATCTCGCTCAAGCCGCCGGCGGGCATGGAAGACATGAAGTGGGACATGGGCGGCGCCGGCGCTGTCGCCGGGGCCATGCTCGCGCTCGCCGGCCGCAAGGCCAAGGCCAACGTCATCGGCGTCTGCGGGCTCGTCGAAAACATGCCTGACGGCAACGCCATGCGCCCGGGCGATATCGTCACCACCATGAGCGGCCAGACCGTCGAGGTCATCAACACCGATGCCGAGGGCCGTCTGGTGCTATGCGACGCGCTGTGGTGGGCGCAGAAGGAGTTCAAGCCGGCCGCGATCGTCGACCTCGCCACGCTGACGGGTGCGATGGTGGTTGCGCTGGGGCACGAGAACGCCGGCATGTTCTCCAACGACGACAAGCTGGCCGACAATCTGATCAAGGCCGGCAAGGAAAGCGGCGACAAGCTGTGGCGCTTCCCCCTCTCGGCCGAATACGACAAGCTGCTCGACAGCCCGATCGCCGACATGAAGAACGTCGGCCCGCGCTACGCCGGCTCGATCACCGCGGCGCAATACCTGCAGCGCTTTATCGTCGAGGGAACGGCGTGGGCACACCTCGACATCGCGGGTATGGCCTGGGCCGACAAGGCAGGCGCGACGTGGGGCAAGGGCGCCACCGGCTTCGGCGTGCGCCTGATCGACCGCTACGTGCGCGACGTGCTGGAAGGCTAG
- a CDS encoding DNA polymerase III subunit chi: MQLDFWQRSSGSIERVVAMIAERARKTGGRLLVVDADAERRQATSRALWEYNPEAFLANGEAGEPHAERQPVLLSAECEAANGARLAVIADGLWREPGLGFERTIFLFDDATLEPARAVWRRLGEQEGVERRYFAQEEGKWVQKA, from the coding sequence GTGCAGCTCGATTTCTGGCAGCGATCTTCCGGCTCGATCGAGCGCGTCGTGGCAATGATTGCCGAACGCGCGCGCAAGACCGGGGGCCGGTTGCTCGTCGTCGATGCCGATGCCGAGCGGCGCCAAGCGACGAGCCGGGCCTTGTGGGAATACAATCCCGAGGCGTTCCTTGCCAACGGCGAGGCGGGCGAGCCGCATGCGGAGCGCCAGCCGGTCTTGCTTTCGGCCGAATGCGAGGCGGCGAACGGGGCGCGCCTTGCGGTCATCGCCGACGGGCTGTGGCGCGAGCCGGGGCTGGGTTTCGAACGGACCATCTTCCTGTTCGACGACGCCACGCTGGAGCCGGCCCGTGCAGTCTGGCGCAGGCTCGGGGAGCAGGAAGGCGTCGAGCGCCGCTATTTCGCGCAAGAAGAGGGCAAATGGGTCCAGAAGGCGTAA
- the ndk gene encoding nucleoside-diphosphate kinase, producing the protein MAVTRTFSIIKPDATRRNLTGAVTKMLEDAGLRVVASKRIHMSREQAEGFYGVHRERPFFGELVEFMTSGPVVVQVLEGEDAVKRNRDVMGATNPADAAEGTIRKTFAESIEANTVHGSDSDENAKIEIEFFFKPDEIVG; encoded by the coding sequence ATGGCGGTCACCCGCACATTCTCGATCATCAAGCCCGACGCCACGCGCCGCAACCTGACCGGCGCAGTCACCAAGATGCTGGAAGACGCCGGACTGCGGGTCGTCGCATCGAAGCGAATCCACATGAGCCGCGAACAGGCCGAGGGCTTTTACGGCGTCCACCGCGAGCGCCCGTTCTTCGGCGAGCTGGTCGAGTTCATGACCAGCGGCCCGGTCGTCGTCCAGGTGCTCGAAGGCGAGGACGCAGTGAAGCGCAATCGCGACGTGATGGGTGCGACGAACCCGGCCGACGCCGCCGAAGGCACGATCCGCAAGACTTTCGCCGAGAGCATCGAGGCCAACACGGTTCACGGCTCGGACAGCGACGAAAACGCGAAGATCGAAATCGAATTCTTCTTCAAGCCCGACGAAATCGTCGGCTGA
- a CDS encoding nuclear transport factor 2 family protein — MGWLTRLKRRQSPRAPLEVAKASIEAINTRAWDALADLLADDFHFKDGHSHRVDGPEAYLAAIRNLVSEVPDFELRIDSYDVEQDVVIMRGSSYAAPHSFRTAAVWRLGVVEGRITYLHNFRANSNLRLYRYARGRP; from the coding sequence ATGGGTTGGCTGACCAGACTGAAGCGACGGCAAAGCCCGAGAGCTCCGCTCGAGGTCGCGAAGGCGAGCATCGAGGCGATCAATACGCGCGCCTGGGACGCTCTCGCTGATCTTTTGGCGGACGATTTCCATTTCAAAGACGGCCACAGTCACAGGGTCGACGGCCCCGAAGCCTATCTGGCCGCAATCCGGAATCTTGTCTCCGAAGTCCCCGATTTCGAATTGAGGATCGATTCATACGACGTCGAGCAGGACGTCGTGATCATGCGCGGGAGCTCTTATGCCGCTCCGCACAGCTTCCGAACCGCGGCAGTATGGCGGCTCGGTGTCGTCGAAGGGCGGATCACCTACCTTCACAACTTCCGCGCCAACAGCAACTTGCGGCTCTATCGCTACGCTCGTGGACGGCCCTGA
- a CDS encoding ester cyclase encodes MPFRQALYDALFGKSPGEVAMAAVAAINERRWDDFRSLAADDFYYVDSEENQLDGIGAFIAAMMAMLRDAPDFRLDVQGCDTAGDTVVMTGRTLSDNRRFHTVSAWRLEIGAARIRCWQSFRANDTVQLMSYLPQNSEAKSAS; translated from the coding sequence ATGCCGTTCCGGCAAGCCCTGTACGACGCCCTGTTCGGCAAATCGCCCGGCGAAGTGGCGATGGCTGCAGTCGCTGCCATAAACGAGCGGCGGTGGGACGATTTCCGCAGCCTCGCAGCCGACGATTTCTACTATGTCGACTCCGAAGAAAACCAGCTCGACGGCATCGGCGCGTTCATCGCTGCGATGATGGCGATGTTGCGAGACGCTCCCGACTTCCGGCTCGACGTTCAAGGCTGCGACACGGCCGGCGATACGGTGGTGATGACGGGCCGCACGCTATCGGACAACCGGCGCTTTCACACTGTCTCCGCCTGGCGCCTCGAAATTGGGGCGGCTCGCATCAGGTGCTGGCAGAGCTTCCGCGCGAACGACACGGTGCAGTTGATGTCCTACCTGCCGCAGAACAGCGAGGCGAAGTCGGCGTCCTGA
- a CDS encoding methyltransferase family protein — MPRSSAMLVSASCYAAFLAAFLYLIGFVGAFDPLPTHVDKGYYAPSSVALVIDVVLIVLFGVQHSVMARRSFKARWVQVVPAPLERSVYCLASALALAVLFAAWHPVSGQLWSIGNAAWRTVIWALFFIGWGSAFVSTLLMNHFQLFGLEQTRSHSRGGEASMPIFRTPLFYRWARHPLYSGFLLAFWATPDMTYSHLLLAGGFTVYIFLAIAHEERDLAAHFGES, encoded by the coding sequence ATGCCAAGATCGTCGGCCATGCTTGTTTCGGCGTCATGCTACGCCGCCTTCCTGGCTGCCTTCCTGTACCTGATCGGCTTCGTCGGAGCGTTCGATCCCCTGCCGACGCATGTGGACAAGGGCTATTACGCCCCGAGTAGCGTTGCGCTGGTCATCGACGTCGTGCTGATCGTCCTCTTCGGAGTGCAGCATTCGGTGATGGCGCGTCGATCCTTCAAGGCGCGGTGGGTGCAGGTGGTGCCTGCGCCGCTCGAGCGTTCGGTCTATTGTCTCGCGTCGGCCCTGGCGCTCGCCGTGCTGTTCGCTGCATGGCATCCCGTGAGCGGACAGCTCTGGTCGATCGGCAACGCGGCCTGGCGCACCGTGATCTGGGCTCTGTTCTTCATCGGTTGGGGTTCCGCGTTCGTCTCGACGCTCTTGATGAACCACTTCCAGCTGTTCGGTCTGGAGCAGACCCGGAGCCATTCCCGCGGCGGTGAAGCGAGCATGCCGATCTTCCGGACTCCGCTGTTTTACCGCTGGGCGCGGCATCCGCTGTACAGCGGATTCCTGCTCGCATTTTGGGCGACGCCCGACATGACCTATAGCCACCTGCTCCTCGCCGGCGGCTTCACGGTCTACATCTTCCTGGCGATCGCCCACGAAGAACGCGATCTCGCCGCCCATTTCGGCGAATCGTAA
- the purN gene encoding phosphoribosylglycinamide formyltransferase, producing MDRKARVAVMLSGSGTTMSSLLFQSRLPDCPYEIVLVASNVREARGLKIAAAEDIPTFAHPHGGLEREAHEVIMHEALKRADAEYIALAGYMRVLTASFVAKWAGRMVNTHPSLLPKFKGLHTHERAIEAGESHGGCSVHIVVPELDAGPLLGQVPVRILPDDTPETLQARVQMAEYQLYPRCLGDYVSRERDPAWLTRRVRERALALPEAEETSSHGMPCFGIAKGKKFAYVSIDHHGDGRTALLIKIDGPDEQAQLIDLDPDRYYRPAYFGDGWIGIRLDLGDTDWEGIADWLQRSWRSVAPKRLTALLDLADEF from the coding sequence ATGGACCGCAAGGCGCGCGTTGCCGTGATGCTCTCGGGCAGCGGCACGACGATGTCCTCGCTGCTCTTCCAGTCCCGACTGCCGGACTGCCCTTACGAAATCGTCCTCGTCGCCAGCAACGTGCGCGAGGCGCGGGGGCTGAAGATCGCCGCGGCCGAGGATATCCCCACCTTCGCGCACCCGCACGGCGGGCTCGAGCGCGAAGCGCACGAGGTGATCATGCACGAGGCGTTGAAACGAGCGGACGCCGAATACATCGCGTTGGCCGGTTACATGCGCGTCCTGACCGCAAGCTTCGTCGCCAAGTGGGCCGGGCGGATGGTCAACACCCATCCTTCGTTGCTGCCCAAGTTCAAGGGCCTGCACACTCACGAGCGGGCGATCGAAGCGGGCGAGAGCCACGGCGGCTGCTCGGTCCACATCGTGGTGCCCGAACTCGATGCCGGCCCGCTGCTCGGCCAGGTGCCGGTCCGCATCCTGCCCGACGACACCCCCGAAACGCTGCAAGCGCGCGTGCAGATGGCCGAATACCAGCTCTACCCGCGCTGCCTCGGCGACTACGTCAGCCGCGAACGCGACCCCGCCTGGCTGACCCGGAGGGTGCGCGAACGCGCGCTGGCGCTGCCCGAGGCGGAGGAGACAAGCTCGCACGGCATGCCCTGCTTCGGCATCGCCAAGGGCAAGAAGTTCGCCTACGTCAGCATCGATCATCACGGCGACGGGAGGACCGCGCTGCTGATCAAGATCGACGGACCGGACGAGCAGGCGCAACTCATCGACCTCGACCCGGATCGTTACTACCGCCCCGCGTATTTCGGCGACGGCTGGATCGGCATCCGGCTCGACCTCGGCGATACCGACTGGGAAGGAATCGCCGACTGGCTGCAACGTTCGTGGCGCAGCGTTGCGCCCAAGCGTCTGACTGCCCTGCTCGACCTGGCGGACGAGTTTTAG
- a CDS encoding AI-2E family transporter yields MLPVFQPSPEDWPFLRRLIWTILAGAALVVLWRASDLLLLAFGSILGAVMFRSAAHLFERIGIANKHLALALGTLLILALFATVGWLLVVQFGSELSAMLGDLPGTLSSIERNLGSSEVGAAIVEAIRSAAGDEAIASRLGDVVLGSGRLLLNFLIVLVGAMFIAVDPRPYRRAIVLLTPPPGRAAVEHALDQVITALKLWLKAKLVTMAIMTVLISASLWWAGLESWAALGLLGGLSEFVPYVGPAVAMLPSIGLAAAAGGSVFWRTVAGYVVARLFEAYLMTPLVNRRVVRIPPALTLFVILGVGAVFGIYGVFFAGALLVVAYVGIRELYLRDTLGEDIEGVPAKTRPRGPPLRR; encoded by the coding sequence ATGCTGCCCGTTTTCCAACCCTCCCCAGAAGATTGGCCCTTTCTCAGGCGCCTTATCTGGACGATTCTCGCCGGCGCGGCGCTGGTCGTGCTGTGGCGGGCCTCGGACCTCCTGCTGCTCGCGTTCGGTTCGATCCTCGGGGCGGTGATGTTTCGCAGCGCCGCGCACCTGTTCGAGCGTATCGGGATCGCCAACAAGCATCTGGCGCTGGCCCTCGGGACCTTGCTGATCCTCGCCCTGTTTGCGACAGTTGGCTGGTTGCTCGTCGTGCAGTTCGGCAGCGAGCTGTCCGCGATGCTTGGCGACCTGCCCGGAACGCTATCCTCGATCGAGCGCAACCTCGGTTCGAGCGAGGTGGGCGCGGCGATCGTCGAGGCGATCCGGTCGGCCGCAGGGGACGAGGCGATCGCCAGCCGCCTTGGCGACGTCGTGCTGGGCAGCGGCCGGCTGCTGCTCAATTTCCTCATCGTGCTGGTCGGGGCCATGTTCATCGCCGTCGATCCGCGCCCCTATCGCCGCGCCATCGTGCTGCTCACCCCGCCTCCGGGCCGCGCGGCGGTGGAGCACGCGCTCGACCAGGTGATCACGGCCCTCAAGCTCTGGCTCAAGGCCAAGCTCGTCACGATGGCCATCATGACCGTGTTGATTTCCGCCTCGCTGTGGTGGGCGGGGCTCGAGAGCTGGGCCGCGCTCGGCCTGCTCGGCGGTCTTTCGGAGTTCGTGCCCTATGTCGGCCCGGCCGTCGCCATGCTGCCGTCGATCGGTCTTGCGGCCGCCGCCGGGGGCTCGGTGTTCTGGCGTACGGTGGCGGGCTACGTCGTCGCGCGGCTGTTCGAAGCCTACCTGATGACCCCGCTGGTCAACCGACGGGTGGTGCGCATTCCCCCGGCGCTGACGCTGTTCGTGATCCTCGGCGTGGGTGCGGTGTTCGGCATCTACGGCGTGTTTTTCGCCGGAGCGCTGCTGGTGGTCGCCTATGTCGGGATTCGCGAGCTTTACCTGCGCGACACACTGGGCGAGGATATCGAAGGGGTGCCCGCCAAGACACGGCCCCGCGGCCCGCCACTCAGGCGGTGA
- the purM gene encoding phosphoribosylformylglycinamidine cyclo-ligase has product MSIDNRYTYEKAGVSIDAGNALVRAIGPLVKATRRPGADGEIGGFGGFFDPKAAGYNDPLLVAGNDGVGTKLKLAIEHDRHDGVGIDLVAMCVNDLIVQGAEPLFFLDYFATGKLENGVAERVIAGIAQGCTSAGCALIGGETAEMPGMYAPGDYDLAGFCVGAVERGEQLTGERVAPGHVLLGLASSGVHSNGFSLVRRLAADKAWDLNAEFGGAGTLLDALIEPTRIYVKSLLPVVRGGKIDALAHITGGGLLENIPRVLPEGTHAVVDADDWEQPALMAFLQAQGNIEPAEMARTFNCGIGMILAVQPELAGEFVAELEEAGEQVVHVGEISAGGRGCTVRGAAGTWGAEEPWEAVFTA; this is encoded by the coding sequence ATGAGCATCGACAATCGCTACACCTACGAAAAAGCCGGAGTATCGATAGATGCCGGCAACGCCCTGGTCCGGGCGATCGGCCCGCTGGTCAAGGCCACCCGCCGCCCCGGCGCCGACGGCGAGATTGGCGGCTTTGGCGGGTTCTTCGATCCGAAAGCGGCGGGCTACAACGATCCCTTGTTGGTGGCCGGTAACGACGGGGTCGGCACCAAGCTCAAGCTCGCGATCGAACACGATCGTCACGACGGCGTGGGCATCGACCTCGTCGCGATGTGCGTAAACGATCTTATCGTGCAGGGCGCGGAGCCGCTCTTCTTCCTCGACTACTTCGCCACCGGCAAGCTGGAGAACGGCGTGGCCGAGCGAGTCATTGCCGGCATCGCTCAAGGCTGCACGTCGGCCGGCTGCGCGCTGATCGGCGGCGAGACTGCGGAAATGCCCGGGATGTACGCGCCTGGCGACTATGACCTGGCCGGCTTCTGCGTCGGCGCCGTCGAGCGCGGCGAGCAGCTGACCGGGGAACGCGTCGCTCCGGGCCATGTCCTGCTCGGCCTCGCCAGTTCGGGCGTGCACTCCAACGGCTTCTCGCTGGTTCGCCGCCTCGCTGCCGACAAGGCCTGGGACCTGAACGCCGAATTCGGCGGCGCGGGCACCCTGCTCGATGCGCTGATCGAGCCGACCCGGATCTACGTGAAATCCCTCCTGCCCGTGGTGCGCGGCGGCAAGATCGATGCCCTGGCCCATATTACCGGCGGCGGCCTGCTCGAGAACATCCCGCGCGTGCTGCCCGAAGGCACCCACGCCGTGGTCGACGCGGACGATTGGGAACAGCCGGCGCTGATGGCCTTCCTGCAGGCGCAAGGAAATATCGAACCCGCAGAGATGGCCCGGACCTTCAATTGCGGTATCGGCATGATCCTGGCCGTACAGCCGGAACTCGCCGGCGAGTTCGTTGCCGAACTCGAGGAAGCCGGCGAACAGGTCGTCCACGTCGGGGAAATCTCGGCGGGCGGGCGCGGATGCACCGTACGCGGCGCGGCGGGTACCTGGGGCGCCGAAGAGCCATGGGAAGCCGTCTTCACCGCCTGA
- a CDS encoding heavy-metal-associated domain-containing protein — MTALLLPSRAPQRNRLYLVAGALALALLATAGVLWAQVEGDRGIAPVASTADITVDGIEVNVTGKDSEDARQKGWLEAQRKAWAQLKGPKIPDHQLESLVSAIVIDSETLGPRRYVARLGVIFDRKRAGGLLGAGSGEVSHSAPMLTLPVLISGGAATMYEVRNPWQQAWAEFQAGASAIDYVRPSGANGESLLLTYGQVNRRSRAWWNNILDEFSAADIIVPIARLERQWPGGPIRGIFTARFGPDNTFLGSFTMTAPDEQGLPAMLGKAVTRFDAMFSQALADGKLRPDPTLSRQSIQVSPEIQALIDAARAAERAEASPEVVPTPVPAEPLPSTTPPPGQPQVVNSYAVQFATPDAASYDQALTLVRSAPGVRGAVISSTAIGGVSVMRVSYAGDISDLAAALRSRGFQVQSAGNALSIRR, encoded by the coding sequence ATGACTGCGCTCCTCCTTCCCTCCCGCGCGCCGCAGCGCAACCGCCTGTACCTCGTCGCCGGTGCCCTGGCACTGGCGTTGCTGGCCACCGCTGGCGTGCTCTGGGCGCAGGTCGAGGGCGACCGCGGCATCGCCCCCGTGGCGAGCACCGCCGACATCACCGTCGACGGAATCGAGGTCAACGTTACCGGCAAGGATTCCGAGGATGCGCGCCAGAAGGGCTGGCTCGAAGCCCAGCGCAAGGCGTGGGCGCAGCTCAAGGGACCGAAGATCCCCGACCATCAGTTGGAGTCGCTGGTATCGGCCATCGTGATCGATTCCGAAACGCTGGGGCCGCGGCGCTATGTCGCCAGGCTCGGGGTGATCTTCGATCGGAAGCGCGCTGGCGGCTTGCTCGGCGCTGGCAGCGGAGAGGTTTCGCACTCCGCGCCGATGCTGACCTTGCCGGTGCTGATCAGTGGCGGCGCTGCGACGATGTACGAGGTGCGCAATCCCTGGCAGCAGGCCTGGGCCGAGTTCCAAGCCGGGGCCAGCGCGATCGACTACGTGCGCCCGAGCGGCGCGAACGGAGAATCGCTGCTGCTCACCTATGGCCAGGTCAATCGCCGCAGCCGCGCCTGGTGGAACAACATCCTCGACGAGTTCAGCGCCGCAGACATCATCGTGCCCATTGCCCGGCTCGAGCGGCAATGGCCCGGCGGCCCGATCCGCGGAATCTTCACCGCCCGCTTCGGCCCGGACAATACCTTCCTCGGTTCGTTCACGATGACCGCACCCGACGAGCAGGGCCTGCCGGCGATGCTCGGCAAGGCCGTGACGCGCTTCGATGCGATGTTCAGCCAGGCGCTGGCCGACGGCAAGCTGCGGCCCGACCCCACGCTGTCGCGGCAATCGATTCAGGTCAGTCCGGAAATCCAGGCGCTGATCGATGCGGCGCGCGCCGCCGAGCGCGCAGAGGCCAGTCCCGAGGTCGTGCCGACCCCGGTGCCGGCAGAGCCGTTGCCCTCGACCACACCGCCGCCGGGCCAGCCGCAAGTCGTCAACAGCTACGCCGTCCAGTTCGCAACGCCTGATGCGGCGAGCTACGACCAGGCGCTGACGCTGGTGCGCAGCGCACCGGGCGTGCGCGGCGCGGTGATCAGTTCGACGGCGATCGGCGGCGTTTCGGTCATGCGCGTGTCCTACGCCGGGGACATTTCCGATCTCGCCGCGGCGCTGCGTTCGCGCGGGTTCCAGGTGCAATCGGCCGGCAACGCGCTGTCGATCCGGCGCTAG
- a CDS encoding ATPase, with protein MSQIALPLTRRAGVGPAKIVLGEGNAHVADALLRPAGWPFGTAVLTGPPRSGKSLFAKWFESSGKGDALDNAHQLDEDAVFHRWNRAQEKGRALLIVGGEPPWNIALPDLQSRLGAALQLEIFQPGDALATEMLLSLAAERGLPLAPEAAAYLVPRASRSYLTIEKLVEAIDRLSLERKAPPTLAVWRAALEAVEGPDEPRLL; from the coding sequence ATGTCGCAAATTGCCCTTCCGCTGACCCGCAGGGCCGGCGTCGGCCCGGCGAAGATCGTGCTCGGCGAAGGCAATGCGCACGTTGCCGATGCGCTGCTTCGTCCCGCAGGCTGGCCGTTCGGCACAGCAGTCCTCACCGGCCCGCCGCGCTCGGGCAAGTCGCTGTTCGCGAAGTGGTTCGAGTCCAGTGGCAAGGGCGATGCGCTCGACAATGCACATCAGCTCGACGAGGACGCGGTGTTCCACCGCTGGAACCGGGCGCAAGAGAAGGGCCGCGCGCTGCTGATCGTCGGCGGGGAGCCGCCGTGGAACATCGCGCTGCCCGACTTGCAAAGCCGCCTTGGCGCGGCGCTGCAGCTCGAGATATTCCAGCCTGGCGATGCGCTGGCGACCGAAATGCTGCTTTCGCTGGCGGCGGAGCGCGGGCTGCCCCTCGCACCGGAGGCCGCAGCCTATCTTGTCCCGCGCGCATCGCGTTCCTACCTGACGATCGAGAAGCTGGTCGAGGCGATCGACCGGCTGAGCCTCGAACGCAAAGCGCCGCCTACGCTTGCCGTGTGGCGGGCCGCGCTCGAGGCGGTCGAAGGACCCGACGAGCCGCGCCTGCTCTAA
- the epsC gene encoding serine O-acetyltransferase EpsC: MFERLISYLDSVKARDPAPRSRWEVLLYPGVWALGFHRLAHWLFEAEMFFLARAVNHTARFLTAIDIHPGATIGRNFFIDHGFTVIGETAHIGDNVTIYQCVTLGGTNPTNGEAGKRHPTLEDDVIIGSGAQIIGPITVGKRARVGANAVVTDDVPEGATMIGLKARSTLVPAETWLKEFIPYGTPCDEPCEPDTRRIDELESRLTQLQDELAKLRTDTPLPESEAARGTARTGRKKTGS, translated from the coding sequence ATGTTCGAACGCCTGATCAGCTATCTCGACTCGGTCAAGGCGCGCGACCCGGCGCCGCGCAGCCGCTGGGAAGTCCTGCTCTATCCGGGCGTCTGGGCGCTCGGCTTCCATCGCCTCGCCCACTGGCTGTTCGAGGCCGAGATGTTTTTCCTCGCCCGGGCGGTGAACCATACGGCCCGCTTCCTGACCGCGATCGACATCCATCCCGGCGCGACGATCGGGAGGAACTTCTTCATCGATCACGGCTTCACCGTCATCGGCGAAACCGCGCATATCGGCGACAACGTCACCATCTACCAGTGCGTGACGTTGGGCGGCACGAACCCCACCAATGGCGAAGCGGGCAAGCGCCATCCGACGCTCGAGGACGACGTGATCATCGGCTCCGGAGCGCAGATCATCGGCCCGATCACCGTCGGCAAGCGGGCACGAGTCGGCGCCAATGCAGTGGTCACCGACGACGTGCCCGAAGGTGCGACGATGATCGGCCTCAAGGCGCGATCGACGCTGGTCCCGGCGGAGACCTGGCTCAAGGAATTCATCCCCTACGGGACGCCGTGCGACGAACCGTGCGAGCCCGATACGCGGCGCATCGACGAACTGGAATCGCGGCTGACCCAGCTGCAGGACGAGCTCGCCAAGTTGCGCACCGACACGCCGCTGCCCGAAAGCGAGGCCGCTCGCGGCACCGCCCGCACGGGGCGCAAGAAGACGGGCAGCTGA
- a CDS encoding DUF2794 domain-containing protein yields the protein MERLPAAGQILAFPGRQPNQVGFERAELARILDLYGRMVAAGEWRDYAMNFARDCASFAAFRRTADVPQMRLEKRPALRAKQGMWTLFGEHGQVLKRGHELPSVLAPVERRLVKVVGD from the coding sequence ATGGAGCGGCTTCCCGCTGCCGGGCAGATCCTCGCCTTTCCAGGCCGCCAACCGAACCAGGTCGGTTTCGAGCGTGCGGAACTTGCCCGCATCCTCGATCTCTACGGCCGGATGGTCGCTGCAGGAGAGTGGCGCGACTATGCGATGAATTTCGCCCGCGATTGCGCCAGCTTCGCGGCCTTCCGTCGCACCGCCGACGTACCCCAGATGCGTCTCGAGAAGCGCCCGGCGTTAAGGGCAAAGCAGGGCATGTGGACACTGTTCGGCGAACACGGCCAAGTGCTCAAGCGCGGGCACGAACTGCCCAGCGTGCTCGCCCCGGTCGAGCGGCGGTTGGTGAAGGTTGTAGGCGACTAA